A single window of Eucalyptus grandis isolate ANBG69807.140 chromosome 1, ASM1654582v1, whole genome shotgun sequence DNA harbors:
- the LOC104436097 gene encoding reticulon-like protein B21 isoform X1: MDTSKRSSGVRNGVVTGSVWERRMRLDEVKGGIRVFGVVEDEDNGTATVVPTAPSSVPLRKSEVVGKRRTWKSESIDGPIQIAREVNESSNGLDEHVKEMSFSGDGIKKKKSPILGVKQRRELGISQERKSRPEAKEASESVLGAEKVVSAEPRKKNLEPSKDLCQSGHAGSEENCKEVGVCQERIISSTVSNVGQVKPAPKVVHDYDLHGNHGSDDGDEEFFDDEGLEADCFDEKAATKVEKHSFDIEKVHTAEQKSKKVARGERVDNHFGEKHKPICFDAVKRPPSMLNRNGVHRSTAYTPLSQPTSLCATKEPPATTKYSTIHQNFAKHNTLSDENRCSSDTQEGWQILVDLVIWKDASKSALAFAFGTLLIISSSYAKHLDYSFISLASYLSLIVLAAIFLYRSIASRGYVDLAAMRRECEEEEAMRLVKLVLPCYSKFLFMLRAILSGDPSTTMKLAVLLFVVAKCGSYMTVGMMVKLGFFGAFIVPKLCLTYSGHITTQGKVLIQLFRDSWGVCSHKKVVAAITFSIFWSFSSIVGRVWGGKVSLDLNSFPIRLKAFDISLFPRAVFFAYIAFRYYEQTTRDGSAGNCRGAEFVKSGCTGSNTQRYGPTVVEQRKEKKAS; this comes from the exons ATGGACACGAGTAAGAGGAGCAGTGGGGTGAGGAATGGGGTGGTGACAGGATCAGTTTGGGAGAGGAGGATGAGGTTAGATGAAGTGAAAGGTGGGATCAGGGTCTTCGGTGTCGTCGAAGATGAGGACAATGGCACCGCTACTGTTGTGCCCACCGCTCCTAGTTCTGTCCCATTGAGAAAGAGTGAAGTTGTGGGGAAGAGAAGGACATGGAAATCAGAGAGCATCGATGGCCCAATTCAGATCGCAAGGGAGGTCAATGAGTCGAGCAACGGTCTTGATGAGCATGTCAAGGAAATGAGTTTTTCGGGCGATgggatcaagaaaaagaagagccCAATTCTGGGTGTGAAGCAAAGGAGAGAACTTGGAATTTCTCAGGAGAGAAAATCAAGGCCTGAGGCCAAGGAGGCGAGTGAATCTGTTCTTGGCGCTGAAAAGGTTGTTTCAGCTGAACCGCGGAAGAAAAATTTGGAGCCTTCGAAGGATTTATGTCAATCTGGTCATGCGGGATCCGAGGAAAATTGCAAGGAGGTTGGGGTTTGTCAAGAGAGAATCATTTCCAGCACTGTAAGCAATGTGGGTCAGGTCAAGCCTGCTCCAAAGGTGGTCCATGATTATGACCTTCATGGTAATCATGGTAGTGATGATGGGGATGAAGAATTTTTCGATGATGAGGGATTGGAGGCTGATTGCTTCGATGAGAAAGCTGCGACTAAGGTTGAAAAACACAGCTTCGACATCGAGAAAGTTCACACAGCAGAGCAGAAATCCAAAAAAGTggcaagaggagagagagtagatAATCATTTCGGCGAAAAGCACAAACCCATTTGTTTTGATGCTGTGAAACGACCTCCTTCTATGTTGAACCGTAATGGAGTGCACAGAAGTACTGCTTATACTCCTCTGAGTCAGCCGACATCTTTGTGTGCAACTAAAGAGCCGCCTGCTACCACAAAATACTCTACTATTCATCAAAATTTCGCCAAGCATAATACAT TATCGGATGAAAACCGATGTTCCAGTGACACGCAGGAGGGATGGCAAATTTTGG TGGATCTGGTGATATGGAAAGATGCATCTAAGTCAGCATTAGCCTTTGCATTTGGAACACTATTGATAATATCATCCTCCTATGCTAAGCATCTCGATTACAG CTTCATTTCTCTGGCTTCTTATCTGAGTCTCATCGTTCTTGCTGCGATATTCCTGTACAGATCCATCGCTAGCAG GGGTTATGTGGATCTGGCCGCTATGAGACGTGAGTGCGAAGAGGAAGAGGCAATGCGGTTGGTGAAGTTGGTGCTTCCTTGCTACAGCAAGTTCTTGTTCATGCTTCGAGCTATTCTCTCTGGAGACCCATCGACTACAATGAAG TTGGCAGTCCTGCTTTTTGTTGTGGCCAAATGCGGAAGCTATATGACCGTAGGGATGATGGTCAAACTTG GATTTTTTGGAGCTTTCATTGTACCAAAACTCTGCTTGACGTATTCTGGGCATATAACTACACAAG GAAAGGTTTTGATTCAACTGTTTCGAGATTCTTGGGGTGTGTGCTCTCACAAAAAAGTCGTAGCTGCTATCACATTTTCAATCTTTTGGAGCTTTTCTTCTATCGTTGGGAGAGTTTGGGGAGGTAAGGTTTCTCTCGATCTGAATAGCTTTCCAATTCGACTCAAGGCATTTGATATCAGTCTATTTCCACGTGCAGTGTTTTTTGCGTATATCGCATTTAGATATTATGAGCAGACTACAAGGGATGGGTCAGCTGGAAATTGTAGAGGAGCTGAGTTCGTCAAGAGTGGATGCACAGGATCGAATACGCAGAGGTATGGACCAACTGTGGTagaacaaagaaaggaaaagaaggcaTCCTAA
- the LOC104436097 gene encoding reticulon-like protein B21 isoform X2: protein MDTSKRSSGVRNGVVTGSVWERRMRLDEVKGGIRVFGVVEDEDNGTATVVPTAPSSVPLRKSEVVGKRRTWKSESIDGPIQIAREVNESSNGLDEHVKEMSFSGDGIKKKKSPILGVKQRRELGISQERKSRPEAKEASESVLGAEKVVSAEPRKKNLEPSKDLCQSGHAGSEENCKEVGVCQERIISSTVSNVGQVKPAPKVVHDYDLHGNHGSDDGDEEFFDDEGLEADCFDEKAATKVEKHSFDIEKVHTAEQKSKKVARGERVDNHFGEKHKPICFDAVKRPPSMLNRNGVHRSTAYTPLSQPTSLCATKEPPATTKYSTIHQNFAKHNTLSDENRCSSDTQEGWQILVDLVIWKDASKSALAFAFGTLLIISSSYAKHLDYSFISLASYLSLIVLAAIFLYRSIASRGYVDLAAMRRECEEEEAMRLVKLVLPCYSKFLFMLRAILSGDPSTTMKLAVLLFVVAKCGSYMTVGMMVKLGFFGAFIVPKLCLTYSGHITTQGKVLIQLFRDSWGVCSHKKVVAAITFSIFWSFSSIVGRVWGVFFAYIAFRYYEQTTRDGSAGNCRGAEFVKSGCTGSNTQRYGPTVVEQRKEKKAS from the exons ATGGACACGAGTAAGAGGAGCAGTGGGGTGAGGAATGGGGTGGTGACAGGATCAGTTTGGGAGAGGAGGATGAGGTTAGATGAAGTGAAAGGTGGGATCAGGGTCTTCGGTGTCGTCGAAGATGAGGACAATGGCACCGCTACTGTTGTGCCCACCGCTCCTAGTTCTGTCCCATTGAGAAAGAGTGAAGTTGTGGGGAAGAGAAGGACATGGAAATCAGAGAGCATCGATGGCCCAATTCAGATCGCAAGGGAGGTCAATGAGTCGAGCAACGGTCTTGATGAGCATGTCAAGGAAATGAGTTTTTCGGGCGATgggatcaagaaaaagaagagccCAATTCTGGGTGTGAAGCAAAGGAGAGAACTTGGAATTTCTCAGGAGAGAAAATCAAGGCCTGAGGCCAAGGAGGCGAGTGAATCTGTTCTTGGCGCTGAAAAGGTTGTTTCAGCTGAACCGCGGAAGAAAAATTTGGAGCCTTCGAAGGATTTATGTCAATCTGGTCATGCGGGATCCGAGGAAAATTGCAAGGAGGTTGGGGTTTGTCAAGAGAGAATCATTTCCAGCACTGTAAGCAATGTGGGTCAGGTCAAGCCTGCTCCAAAGGTGGTCCATGATTATGACCTTCATGGTAATCATGGTAGTGATGATGGGGATGAAGAATTTTTCGATGATGAGGGATTGGAGGCTGATTGCTTCGATGAGAAAGCTGCGACTAAGGTTGAAAAACACAGCTTCGACATCGAGAAAGTTCACACAGCAGAGCAGAAATCCAAAAAAGTggcaagaggagagagagtagatAATCATTTCGGCGAAAAGCACAAACCCATTTGTTTTGATGCTGTGAAACGACCTCCTTCTATGTTGAACCGTAATGGAGTGCACAGAAGTACTGCTTATACTCCTCTGAGTCAGCCGACATCTTTGTGTGCAACTAAAGAGCCGCCTGCTACCACAAAATACTCTACTATTCATCAAAATTTCGCCAAGCATAATACAT TATCGGATGAAAACCGATGTTCCAGTGACACGCAGGAGGGATGGCAAATTTTGG TGGATCTGGTGATATGGAAAGATGCATCTAAGTCAGCATTAGCCTTTGCATTTGGAACACTATTGATAATATCATCCTCCTATGCTAAGCATCTCGATTACAG CTTCATTTCTCTGGCTTCTTATCTGAGTCTCATCGTTCTTGCTGCGATATTCCTGTACAGATCCATCGCTAGCAG GGGTTATGTGGATCTGGCCGCTATGAGACGTGAGTGCGAAGAGGAAGAGGCAATGCGGTTGGTGAAGTTGGTGCTTCCTTGCTACAGCAAGTTCTTGTTCATGCTTCGAGCTATTCTCTCTGGAGACCCATCGACTACAATGAAG TTGGCAGTCCTGCTTTTTGTTGTGGCCAAATGCGGAAGCTATATGACCGTAGGGATGATGGTCAAACTTG GATTTTTTGGAGCTTTCATTGTACCAAAACTCTGCTTGACGTATTCTGGGCATATAACTACACAAG GAAAGGTTTTGATTCAACTGTTTCGAGATTCTTGGGGTGTGTGCTCTCACAAAAAAGTCGTAGCTGCTATCACATTTTCAATCTTTTGGAGCTTTTCTTCTATCGTTGGGAGAGTTTGGGGAG TGTTTTTTGCGTATATCGCATTTAGATATTATGAGCAGACTACAAGGGATGGGTCAGCTGGAAATTGTAGAGGAGCTGAGTTCGTCAAGAGTGGATGCACAGGATCGAATACGCAGAGGTATGGACCAACTGTGGTagaacaaagaaaggaaaagaaggcaTCCTAA